The Listeria cossartiae subsp. cossartiae genome includes the window AAGCCTTGTAAAATGCTGCTTAACATGATGATGAGTGAGCTAAGGAAAACGGCGGGCATGAATAATTGTAAGACGAATGTGCCGTCTGGAGTTTGGAATAACATTTGGTTCAGCGGGCGCATGATGACGATGAGTCCAACTGTTTCTGCACCGGCTAAAATTAGCGTGATTTTGATTGCCAATAATACCGAGCGTTTGAGTTCTTTTTGCTGACCTTGAACTCTTGCTGCCGTGATCATTGGGACGAGCGCGAGTGCAAGTCCGGTCGAAATGACTAGCCCCAATTGTAAGATTGGCTGACCGCGGTCGTAAATCCCTTTGAGTGATTTGGCAATGAAATCAGGGATTCCGGAGTCGCTCATTAACCGATACACTTGGAAGGAATCGACTAGCTGGAATAAAATCAGCATCGAGCTAACTACGCAAATCGCCACACTTTGCCGTAAAAAGGCGCGACCGATACCGACTTTTTCTTCTTTATTAGCGAATACAGCTGGTTGAATTCCTTCTCCGAGCGCAACTTTTTTATTGTAAAAGTGACGTAAAATGAAGATTCCGGAAATCCCGCCGAAAAACGCCCCACTCATCGCCATCGAGCCAGCATCATATAAATCGAGACCGAAATGAAGCGCCAGTCCAGCTCCTATCAAAATTATCGCCACTCGAATGATTTGTTCGACTGTTTGCGAAATCGCGGTCGGTATCATGTCTCCTTCTCCTTGGAAAAAGCCACGCATAAACGCGAGTTGCGGCATGAGTAGAAAAACGAAACTAATGACGCGGATTAATTCTGATAAAGCTGGGTCGCCCATCATCATGGCAATCACATTAGCAAACAGGAATAAAAAGGCGAAAATCGCAATACTTACAATTCGGAGCATCCTTGAGACTGCGCGCATAATGATTTGTTGCCGTCTAAAATCGCCTTCTGCCTCTGCTAACATTTTCGAAATAACAACCGGGAAGCCGCCGAGTGCAAGCGTCATTGCGATTCCGTAAATTGGGTATACTTGTTGAAAAATATAGAATCCGACGTCGCCCACCATATTTTGAAAAGGTACACGGTAAACTGCGCTAAGTATTTTAGAGATAAGCGAGGCAGCGGTTAGCCAAGCTGCACCTTTCATTAGTCGCTTCATGGAACGTTCAGACATCCCGCCACCTCCTTTCTTCTTAATTACTTATCAATTTTCGGTTGATACTTTTTCTTTCATAGCACCACGAAGTTTTTCAGCTAAGCTTTTCACTTGGTATAACCATTCTTTTAAAGGTTTATTTTGGACATTAATCGTGATTTTTAGTTGCGTGCCTTCCATGCCAACGCCGACCATGCGGCCAAATTCGCCAATAATTTGCATGACGATATCACCGCGAATGCCAGCTGTTCCACTTTCCGAGAATAACATTGTAATTTTATTTTGTTCTTGTTTCACGGATTCAATGCCAACTTCTAGTGCGTGTACTTTAAGTTCAGTCATCGTGAACAGATATTCCACTTCTTCTGGATATTCTCCAAAACGGTCAATCATATCACTTTGTAAATCCTCAAGTTCGCTCAACACTTCTATATTGCGGAAGCGTTTGTACATCTCGATTTTTTGACGGCCGTCTGTAATATAATATTCTGGAATATACGCATCGGCTTGGATATCGATTTCGACTGGGACGATTTGTTTTTGTTCTTCTTTTGGTTTTTTCGCTTCGATTGCTTCTTTGAGCATTTGCGAGTAAAGATCGAACCCGACTGAATCGATAAAGCCATGTTGTTGCGCGCCGAGAATATTTCCGGCACCGCGAATGGATAAATCACGCATGGCGATTTTGAAACCAGAGCCTAATTCGGTAAATTCTTTAATGGCCGATAAGCGTTTCTCCGCTTCCTCACGCAAAATTTTATCTTTTTGATACATGAAGTAAGCATAGGCGATTCTGTTCCAACGCCCTACCCGTCCGCGTAACTGATAGAGTTGAGAAAGCCCCATTCGGTCAGCGTCTTGAACGAACAGCGTGTTAACGTTTGGAATGTCTACGCCAGTTTCAATAATCGTTGTTGTTACGAGTACGTCGAATTCCCCTTCAAGGAAACTCAAAATAACAGATTCTAATTCTGATTCGCCCATTTGGCCGTGCGCAGTTGCCACTCGAGCATCTGGAACCATCGCAGAAATTTCATCTGCTTTTTGGGTAATGGATTCAACCCGGTTGTAGAGATAGTACACTTGTCCGTCACGTGCTAATTCCCGTTCGATTGCCTCGCGGACTAAAACGTTATTTTGTTCCGCGACATAGGTTTGCACCGGGAAACGGTTTGCTGGCGGAGTTTCGATAACAGATAGGTCACGAACGCCGAGCATCGACATGTGTAGTGTTCTTGGAATTGGTGTCGCAGTAAGTGTTAATACGTCGATTTTGGAACGCATTTGTTTGATTTTTTCTTTGTGCGTTACGCCAAATCGTTGTTCTTCATCGACAATGAGCAAGCCCAAATCTTGATATTCGACATCTTTGGATAAAAGGCGGTGTGTGCCAACAACGACATCTACTGTACCATTTTTCATACCTTTTAATGTCTCGGTTTGTTGCTTTTTCGTGCGGAAACGGCTTAAAAGTCCAATTTCGATTGGGAAGCCTTGGAATCGCTCTTTCATTGTTTCATAGTGTTGTTGCGCTAAAATGGTTGTCGGCACTAAAAAGGCAACTTGTTTGCCATCCATAATAGCTTTGAATGCAGCTCTGAGGGCCACTTCGGTTTTTCCGTAACCAACATCTCCGACCAAAAGGCGATCCATTGGGCGTGGTCGTTCCATATCTTTTTTGATTTCTGAAATCGAGCGCAATTGGTCTTCAGTTTCTTGATACGGGAAAGTATCTTCAAATTCGCGCTGCATTTCGTCATCCGCGCTAAACGCATAACCTTTTTCAGCTTCACGTTCGGCGTATAGTTTGATTAAGTCGTCCGCAATATCTTGGACGGAAGCTTGCACTTTCTTCTTAACTCGTTTCCATTCAGCGCCACCAAGTTTATTTAGCCTAGGCGACTTACCTTCTGCCCCAACGTATTTTTGAACTAAATCAAGTTGATCAACCGGGATGAAAAGTTTATCTTCACCTTGATAAACAAGTAACAGGTAATCTTTATGCACGCCGTTGATATCTAACGTTTCCATACCAACGTAGCGCGCAATACCGTGATTGACGTGAACTACGTAATCGCCGACTTTTAGCTCGGAATAGCTTTGGATTCGCTCAGCATTGGAAAGTTTTTGGCGTTTTTTTACCTTTTTGATTTTTTTATTGAAGAGCTCGGTTTCGCTAATAATCGCTACTTTGGCAAGCGGTAGTTCAAAACCATTTTGGAATGTTCCGATGACAAATTGAACCATTCCGTATTTCGGCACGTCCGATTCTTCTTTTAAAATGGTGCTTTCCATGTCGTAATCAGCCAAGGTTTGCTGCATTTTTTCCGCGCGTTCTAAATTCGGCGCTAAGATTACTACTGCATAATTGTTTTTATGCCAGCTTTCTAGCTCCGTTTTTAAAACATTCATTTGACCGTGGAATTGCTGCATTTGTTTATAAACGATATTGGTCGTTTTCGATGCGCGCATGCTCGCCATTTGTTTTTGGAAAAGGGATAAATAAATTTTTGGTGATTGGTTTGCTTCTAATAGTTTTTTGAAAGAATGGCTTACTTGCACATCGCGAACTGTTTCCATTCGACTTAACGTTTCTGTCTGCCACTCCGCTTCTTCCCGTTCCAAACTTTCTTCGGTTTCCAAAATCCGCGCAAATTCATCGAGCAAAATGGCCGTATTTTTTGGTAAGTAATCGAAAAGCGAGGCTGGGTCTGGGTAAGCCAACCCAATATATTTAAAGAACATGTCTGGTTTTACGCCTGAACGCAACATTTCCAATTCTTCTTCTAAATTTTCAACGAGCGCTTGTTTATCCGCGTCTTCTTTTAACTCATTTAAAGTGAGCGTCATTTTCTTTTCCAAACGTTGGACGATGTCAGGATAATAACTTTGATCTAAAATGATTTCTGTTGCCGGAAGCAAGCGGAATTCTTCCACGCGTGTTGTCGAGCGTTGTGTTTCCACATCAAAGAAACGAAGCGAATCTACTTCGGTATCAAAAAGTTCTATTCTGATTGGAAATTCTTCTGTGATTGGGTAAATATCAATAATCCCGCCGCGAACGCTGAATTCTCCCGGGGTATTTACCATCCCGCTCATCGTGTAACCCATCGTTACTAATTTTTGACGTAAAACATCTGGATCGATTTCTTCGCCTTCAACGATAGATATATTGAAATGTTTCCAAAGCGCAACTGGCGGAAGCATTTTTCTAAGTCCAGCCACTGGGACGATGACGATTCCCGGTTTTCCGGACAGCAGAAAGTCGAGTGCTTCAACACGTTGACCACGAAGCTCCGGGCTAGAAATACTAAGCTCTGATGAAATTAATTCATCTGCTGGGTATAAAAATAGGCGATCAACGTCCATTAATGAAAGTAGATCATCATATAATTTTTGTGCATGATATAAATTGTGCGTGACAAATACAACTGGCCGCTTCGATGCTCCTTCTACCACGCTTGCAAATAACGCGCGCGAAGAACCCGTGAGTCCCGTGACAAGTTGTGCTTTTTCTTTTTCATCAAGCGCTTTTAAGACCGCTCGAATATCTTTTTGTTCATATATTAATTGTTGTAATCCTTTCAAGGGAAAACAGCTCCTTTTTTTGTCAGAAAATTCATTCTACAGGGTGCGAGAGTCAATCACACGTCCGAAGAAAGACCGAAATACGTGGCAAAAAAATTACCACGTCTCGTCATTGTTTATTTTTGGTTGTATTTATTCATTACTTCAATAAATGGCGTTTGCGCAAAGTCTTCGATGGCATCTGCACTTTTTTGAATTGCTGCGATAATATCAGGTTGTTCTGCTTTAGGGAAATCTCCTAACACGTAGTTAATGACTTCTCCTTTTATAGGGCGACTTACACCCACACGAATACGGTTAAACTCTTGCGTCTTGACGTGTTGGATAATGGATTTCATGCCATTATGGCCGCCAGCGCTACCTTTTTGACGCAATCTGATTTTCCCAACTGGTAAATCAAGATCATCGTACACAATCACGACGTCTTCAATCGGGATGTTGTAGTAATCCATTAGCGGACGAATACATTCACCAGAAGCATTCATGAAAGTGAGCGGTTTTACTAAAATTATTTTTTCGCCGCCAACGTTAATTTCACTTGTCATACCATTAAATTTGGATTTTTTCCAAGGTGTTTGATGGCGGAAACTTAGCTCATCAACTACCATAAAACCGACATTATGCCGGGTACGTTCGTATTTTTTGCCCGGATTTCCGAGTCCTGCAATTAATTTCATAAAAGCTTCTCCTTACATGAACGAAACCACTTCACGAATGAACTGGTTTTTGTTTCGATGTTTTTTTGATTATAACATGGATTGCACTTGGTTGAAAGTTTTCCAACTAGGCTTGATGTTCGGCAATTTTATTTTCGATAATTTGCCATGCTGTTTTATTTTCAGCTTGAAAGTCTGCTGTTTTCCAATTTTCAGGAGTTTTTCCGATATATTTTTCAAAACCGAATTTTTGATATAAATAAATTGCTTGGTAACTTCCGGTTTGTGTGGTCAAATAGACAAAATCATTTTTATTTATACCGAGGATTTTGGATAGCAAGGCTTTTGCGATACCTTTGCCACCGTGCGAATCGAGGACAGCCACCCAATGAATCCGGCTCGCCATTTCGCCAAATGTATTCCCGTCCCAGAGCATTGCCGTTCCAATAAGCGCACCATCTGGAGCTTGCACAAAAACACAACGCTTGGCCAATTTTTCTTTTTCATTTCCAAATTCTGATTCAAAACGAGCGCGAATACTATCCATTGATGGCACCTGACCAGTTTCTAATTGCAATCTACACCAGTCTTCTTCCAAACCATCTTTATAAAAGCAAAAAGAATATCCCGCCGGCAAATGAAACTCCGGATAATTTGCGGCATCGTGATTGACCATCGCAACAGAAATATGTGGTACTGATTTATCAAGCATATAAACGCCTCCTTCTCGAAACTATTATAACAAAAAAAATGGAAGATATCGCAAACAAATGCGAATCTTCCATCCTTATTTATTCAAAATTATTCAACTGGCTCTTCATCTTTACCATGTACAGCTTCTGGTTCTGGCGCTTCCGTAGTCGTCGGTTCTTCTTCAGCGCGCGGAGCAGACACAGTTACTACTGTTTCTTCTTCCTCAGCTTGCACGACGTAATCTTTGTTTTCCGGAAGATCGTTCGTTGTTAAAACATCACCGATTTCTAATGAAGAAATGTCTAATTCAATTGTTTCTGGTAATTTTTCTGGTGTTGCCGAAACTTTTACGTCATGGATAATTTGTTGTAATACGCCGCCAGCTTTAACTCCTGGTGCATCACCAACTAATACCACGCGAACATCGGTCTCCACTTCTTCATTCATATCAACCGCTAATAAATCAACATGCACTAAAACATCTTTTAACGGATCCACTTGATATTCATGTAATAAAACATTTAACTTCTTGCCGTCTACAGTAACTGAAAATACGGCGTTTCGACCATTGTCACGAACTGCTTTGATTAATTCCAAAGAATCAACGGAAACTGGAACATTCTCTGATTTGTAACCATAAATAATTCCAGGTACTTTTCCTTCACTACGCAATCTCGTTACTTCTGAATGTTGCGTTGTTTCTCTTTTCTGGACCTCTAATGTTGTTGCCATAAAAAATCACTCCACTCATTCAATTTTGGTACATCTACATTATATCTACCCGTTAGAGAAATAGCAAAACAAAGGAATAGCCTTATTTTGTTTTGTAAGGTTTATAATTCTCAATAAAAGGTAAACAGAAAATAGCGGTTGAACGCGAATGCAGACGCTTCCAAACTGTACTATAGCGTTTTCATAAAAACATTATAACAACTTTTTTAAATTTAGGACGTTCAACGCTTCACAAATGAAAAATACATGGTATACTGTACTAGTAAATAGATTTTTTATAGGAGGAATTCGAAATGAAAGATCATCAAAAAATTATTTTAGTTGGCGACGGAGCAGTTGGTTCCAGTTACGCATTTGCTTGTGTAAACTTAAGCATCGGACAAGAATTTGGTATCATTGACATAGATAAAGACAGAACTATTGGGGATGCAATGGATTTAAGCCACGCCGTTCCATTTTCCACACCAAAGAAAATCTACTCAGCGAATTATAGCGATTGCCATGATGCAGATTTAGTTGTCGTAACAGCTGGAACTGCACAAAAACCCGGTGAAACTCGTTTAGACTTAGTAAATCGTAACATCAAAATCATGAAAGGTATCGTGGATGAAGTTATGGCAAGTGGGTTTGACGGTATTTTCCTAATCGCATCTAACCCGGTAGATATTTTAACTTACGCTACATGGAAATTTTCAGGCCTTCCTAAAGAACGCGTTATCGGTTCTGGAACAAGCCTTGATACAGCACGTTTCCGTATGTCGATTGCCGATTATTTAAAAGTGGATGCTCGTAACGTCCATGGTTACATTCTTGGCGAACACGGCGACACTGAATTCCCAGCATGGAGCCACACAACTGTCGGCGGTCTTCCAATCACTGAATGGATCAGCGAAGACGAACAAGGCGCAATGGACACTATTTTCGTAAGCGTTCGTGATGCTGCCTATGAAATCATTAATAAAAAAGGCGCTACTTTCTACGGCGTTGCAGCTGCTCTTGCTCGTATTACAAAAGCAATTTTAAATAACGAAAATGCGATTCTGCCACTTTCTGTTTATTTAGATGGTCATTATGGTATGAAAGACATTTATATCGGCGCACCAGCAGTAGTTAACCGTCAAGGCGTTCGCCACATTGTTGAAATGAACTTGACCGATAAAGAAAAAGAACAAATGAAAAACTCTGCGGATACTCTTAAAAAAGTGCTAGACGACGCAATGAAACAAGTAGACTAATATTATCAAACCTTAAAAGCATGCGACTTTGCATGCTTTTTTGTTATACTTAATTTATTCGAGAGGAGGTCCGAGTATGATTACTTTTGACGAACTTAATGCCGAACTACAAGCTTTAGAAAATCCCAATACGATTAAAATTTTTCGTAATCACGGTTGCCCGGAAACATTAGAGCTTTATGGTCTGAAAATTGGTGATTTAAAGAAAATTATTAGCCGAGAAAAACTAAAGAAAAACCACGAACTCGCCATAGAGCTGATTGAATCAAATAACAGTGATTTGATTTATCTCGGTTTACTTGCAATCGATTCAAACAAAATAACCATCGGGCAAATCGAAAAATGGAATGTCGCTTTCCGAGAAACTTGGTCACAACTAACTTTCGGACTCGCATCAGTTGTAAGCAAACGTGATGATGCATTCCTTTTCGCTAAAAAGTGGATTGAAAGTGATTATGATTTAACTAAATCCATGGGCTGGCAGATTTATAGCGAGCATATTAACGATTTACCCGAAGCAGAGGCATTACTTCAACGCGCGAAAGACACGCTGCAAACAGAAACCAACAGAACCCGCTATTCAATGAACGGTTTTATTATCACTTGCGGAATTTACAAAGACGATTTGCACAAAAAAGCGATGGAAGCTGCGAAATCAGTCGGGAAAGTTCATGTAAACCTTGGAAATACAGCTTGTAAAGTTCCAGACGCCATTTCTTATATAGAAAAAGCGCGAAATCGTACGAAATAACCGGATATCCTTTGACTAGAAAAAGTACTAAGAGGTATGATAAAAGAAAACTGGAGGGATAAATAATGATAGTTACAACCTCACCAAATATTGAAGGCAAACAAATTATTGAGTATAAAAAAATCGTTTTCGGCGAAGTCATCACTGGCGTTAACTTTATGAAAGATATTGGGGCTGGACTTCGAAATTTCTTCGGGGGCCGTTCGCAAGGCTATGAGGACGAACTAATTAACGCTCGCGAGGAAGCAATTCGCGAAATGGAACAACGCGCGAAAGATATTGGCGCAAATGCCGTTATTGGCGTTGATATTGATTATGAAGTGCTCGGAGCTGATAACGGGATGCTGATGGTTACTGCATCTGGTACAGCTGTTGTTATTGAAGCGCAGGATTATTAAATTAAAAAGAAGTATAATTGCAAAAACGCAGAATTTCAATTATTTCGTTTTTAATTTATTACGGTTTTACCAAAAATGCATCAGGAGATGAACCAGTGTTCGAGAGTATTAATTTTAGAAATTGTGAAGTTTTATTTTTAGAGAAAGATAGTAGTTTTTTTAAAGAGGATTTACTTCAAGCAAGATTTCCAAACGGCCGTTTAATTGATGTGGGTTGGTACGGTAAAGATTGCAGTTTTTGTATCCAGGTAATTGAAGATACGAATTCGGAAAAACCTTGTTATAAAACCAACAGATTTAAAGTAGAGTGGATGGAAAAAGATATTCAAAATTTCATAGACTATGAAACAATTGAATATACAGATGAAATTTCAAGCCTATTTTTCACACTGGAAAATTTTATAAAAACAAGGGAAGACAAACAGCAGCCATATTATAATGACGCCACCCAAATATTAGAAAAATTGCATAGTTTAGGACTTGAACAAAATGAAGTGGCTAATTATATTCAAACATTTGCTTTACAATATAGAGAAAGCGATGAAAATAATTGGGACTTTGCGTGTGATTTACTTGATTTAGTGACGGGGTTTTGTGCTCCAAAAAAACATATTTGGCATCAATAAATTATTGATGCCAAATATGTTTTTTATTTAACCTCTTTATAACCTTGAGATTTCAGCAATTTTACAGACGCTTTCATACTAACCCCCTTAGAAGTATCACCACTTGTAGTCATACCCGGGATTCCCTTTATATCTTCTGAAGAAATTTTAGTGTAATCTATCTCTAGTGTTTCAATAGCTTTATCATCTTTATATTCCATTTTCGCCGTTACTCCGTCAATGTTTTGAAACTTATCAATTCTTTCTTTAAACATTTTTTCAGCTTCTTCTTTTGAACTAACGCCTAGCGCAGTGTAAGGCATTACATTTTCAGCTGTTTGCTTTGTGACTTTGTTTCCTTTACAAGTGTATACCAATTTAGATTCTACACCATTTTGTGAACGTTCGTACGTTTTCGTGTCCGCCATCACTCCACAAGCTACTAACATTACTGCCATAACCATTACAAATAAAGCCATTGTTCCCTTTTTAAGTGTATTCATCGTTGCTTCCTCCTCTTTTTGTTTCACATTCGCCTCAGAATAACCTAACCGCATTTGAGTTACAATGGATTTTTTGTGAACTTTTTATAGCACGCCAATAGTTAAGCTCCGTTGTTATTAACGCACATGGTTATCAAACAAAAAAAGAAGTATCCGACTGAGCGGATACTTCTTTCTTATCACAAACTTATTATTTAACTTCTTTATAACCTTGGGATTCTAGCATTTTCGAAGATTCTTTCATGCTAATTCCGCTTTCGATATCGCCACTTGCAGCAAATCCTGGAAGTTTAACCAATTCTTTTGCATCTGCTTTTTCGTAGTCAATTTCTAGTGTTTCGATTACTTTATCATCTTTATACTCAAGGCCTTGTTTTACGCCTTCAACACCTTGGAACTTGTCGCTTGTTTCTTTTAACGCTTTTTCAGCTTCATCTTTGTTTTTAAATCCTAGAGCAGCATAAGTCATTTCATTTTCTGTTGTTTGTTTAGTAACTTTATCTTTTACATAAGTATAAGTCATTTTTGTAGTAGCACCATTTTGAGAAAGTTCGTATGTTTTTGTTTCTTCTTTCCCTCCACAAGCTACTAACATTACTGCCATAACCATTACAAATAAAACCATTGTACCCTTTTTAAGCATTTTCATCGTTGTTTCCTCCTCTTTTTTTGTTTTACAACTGTCTTAGAATAACCTAACAGAATTTTAGATACAATGGATTTTTTGTGAACTTTTACTTTTATAAAAAGGCATTATTTTTATTGTAGCAACATAATTTAGACACATTTTTATCAGCAATAAAAAACAGGACCCCTAAGAGGAATCCTGTTTTCAGTTTAAAATTTTATTCGAATAAAGAACTTACAGAAGCATTTTCGTGAACGCGTACAATTGCTTCACCAAGAAGAGCCGCAACAGATAGTTGTTCCATTTTGTCGATCCATTTTTCTTCTGGAAGAGCGATGGAGTTTGTCACAACTAATTTTTCGATTGGCGATTCTTCAATGCGTTTCATAGCCGGACCTGAAAGAACTGGGTGCGAACAGCAAGCGTAAACTTTTGTTGCACCAGCTTCACGTAATGCTTTTGCAGCAAGTGTGATTGTTCCAGCTGTATCAATGATATCATCAATAATAATACAAACTTTTCCTTCTACATTACCAACGATGTTCATTACTTCAGCTACGTTTGGACGCGGGCGACGCTTATCAATGATAGCAATCGGCGCTTTCAAACGGTCAGCCATTTTGCGGGCACGAGTAACTCCACCATGGTCAGGGGAAACTACTACTAAATCGTCGCCTAAATGACGTTCGCTGAAATAGTCACTTAGAAGGCGTACTGCGTTCAAGTGATCAATCGGAATATCAAAGAAACCTTGGATTTGCGGTGCGTGCATATCAAGTGTAATCATTCTTGTTGCACCAGCTGTTTCGATTAAGTTCGCTACTAATTTCGCTGTGATCGGTTCACGGCTTCTTGCTTTACGGTCTTGACGTGCATAACCATAGTAAGGCATAACAATATTAATTGTTGCTGCGGAAGCGCGTTTCAACGCATCAATCATGATCAAAAGTTCCATTAAATTCTGGTTTACAGGATTACTCGTTGATTGAATAACATATACATGACAACCACGGATACTTTCTTCAATGTTAATTTGGATTTCTCCATCACTAAAATGAGTAACGCTTGATTTCCCTAACTCAATACCTACTTCTTTCGCAATCTCTTCAGCTAGTTCACGATTAGAATTTAGCGAGAAAATCTTCAACTTTGGATCAAAATACTCGTTTGACATAATCAGCCTCCACTATTTTTTATTAAAATTTTAAAATTCCCAAACGGAAATTATTTACCGTGATTCAAATGTTTCGCATAACCAAGCTTGTTGTCTTGCTTCGCGCGAGCAATTCCTAACGCGTCATCAGGAACATCTTTTGTAATGGTGGAGCCAGCAGCTATGAAAGCTCGGTCGCCCACTTTAACTGGTGCAATCAAGTTTGAGTTACAACCAACAAAGACATCGTCACCAATGATGGTTTTTGCTTTGTTTTTGCCGTCGTAATTAACCGCAATACTTCCGCAACCAACATTGACGTTTTTACCAATTTCCGCATCGCCCATATAAATGAAATGCGGTAATTTAGTTCCTTCACCAACAACTGCTTTTTTCGTTTCGACGTAATTTCCGATTTTCACATGGTCGTGAATGTCAGATTCCGGTCTTAGGTGAGCATATGGGCCAATTTGAACGTCATCGCCAACTTTACTTTCAAAAATGGAAGAAGTTCTGACGTTTACTCGTTCACCGATAACACTGTTTACGATTTCCGAGCCGCTTGTAACCACACAATCATCACCAATTACAGTTTTCCCACGAAGCATAACTCCAGGTTCAATTACTGTATCTTGACCAATTTTTACATCTATATCAATATACGTACTTTCCGGATTAACAAGCGTTACTCCATTACGCATATGATTTTCGTTAATTCGACGTTGCATTAATTTGGACGCTTCAGCTAGGGCGATTCGGTCGTTCACTCCAAGTGACTCTTCGAAAGACTCCATTCTGTAAGCCGCAACGACTTCATCCGAATCTTTTAAAATTTTAATAACATCTGGTAAGTAATATTCTCCTTGTACGTTATCGTTAGAAACATTCTCTAACGCTTCAAAAAGTGCTTTATTGTCAAAGCAATATGTTCCAGTGTTAATTTCTGAAATACGTTGTTCTTTTTCTGTCGCATCTTTATGTTCTACGATTTTTTCTACAATGCCTAGGTCATCACGAATAATACGACCGTAACCTGTAGGATCTTCAATAACCGTTGTAAGAATAGTTGCTTTTGCGCGTTTTTCGTGGTGATATTTCAGTAA containing:
- the mfd gene encoding transcription-repair coupling factor, which codes for MKGLQQLIYEQKDIRAVLKALDEKEKAQLVTGLTGSSRALFASVVEGASKRPVVFVTHNLYHAQKLYDDLLSLMDVDRLFLYPADELISSELSISSPELRGQRVEALDFLLSGKPGIVIVPVAGLRKMLPPVALWKHFNISIVEGEEIDPDVLRQKLVTMGYTMSGMVNTPGEFSVRGGIIDIYPITEEFPIRIELFDTEVDSLRFFDVETQRSTTRVEEFRLLPATEIILDQSYYPDIVQRLEKKMTLTLNELKEDADKQALVENLEEELEMLRSGVKPDMFFKYIGLAYPDPASLFDYLPKNTAILLDEFARILETEESLEREEAEWQTETLSRMETVRDVQVSHSFKKLLEANQSPKIYLSLFQKQMASMRASKTTNIVYKQMQQFHGQMNVLKTELESWHKNNYAVVILAPNLERAEKMQQTLADYDMESTILKEESDVPKYGMVQFVIGTFQNGFELPLAKVAIISETELFNKKIKKVKKRQKLSNAERIQSYSELKVGDYVVHVNHGIARYVGMETLDINGVHKDYLLLVYQGEDKLFIPVDQLDLVQKYVGAEGKSPRLNKLGGAEWKRVKKKVQASVQDIADDLIKLYAEREAEKGYAFSADDEMQREFEDTFPYQETEDQLRSISEIKKDMERPRPMDRLLVGDVGYGKTEVALRAAFKAIMDGKQVAFLVPTTILAQQHYETMKERFQGFPIEIGLLSRFRTKKQQTETLKGMKNGTVDVVVGTHRLLSKDVEYQDLGLLIVDEEQRFGVTHKEKIKQMRSKIDVLTLTATPIPRTLHMSMLGVRDLSVIETPPANRFPVQTYVAEQNNVLVREAIERELARDGQVYYLYNRVESITQKADEISAMVPDARVATAHGQMGESELESVILSFLEGEFDVLVTTTIIETGVDIPNVNTLFVQDADRMGLSQLYQLRGRVGRWNRIAYAYFMYQKDKILREEAEKRLSAIKEFTELGSGFKIAMRDLSIRGAGNILGAQQHGFIDSVGFDLYSQMLKEAIEAKKPKEEQKQIVPVEIDIQADAYIPEYYITDGRQKIEMYKRFRNIEVLSELEDLQSDMIDRFGEYPEEVEYLFTMTELKVHALEVGIESVKQEQNKITMLFSESGTAGIRGDIVMQIIGEFGRMVGVGMEGTQLKITINVQNKPLKEWLYQVKSLAEKLRGAMKEKVSTEN
- a CDS encoding GNAT family N-acetyltransferase — protein: MLDKSVPHISVAMVNHDAANYPEFHLPAGYSFCFYKDGLEEDWCRLQLETGQVPSMDSIRARFESEFGNEKEKLAKRCVFVQAPDGALIGTAMLWDGNTFGEMASRIHWVAVLDSHGGKGIAKALLSKILGINKNDFVYLTTQTGSYQAIYLYQKFGFEKYIGKTPENWKTADFQAENKTAWQIIENKIAEHQA
- a CDS encoding putative polysaccharide biosynthesis protein translates to MSERSMKRLMKGAAWLTAASLISKILSAVYRVPFQNMVGDVGFYIFQQVYPIYGIAMTLALGGFPVVISKMLAEAEGDFRRQQIIMRAVSRMLRIVSIAIFAFLFLFANVIAMMMGDPALSELIRVISFVFLLMPQLAFMRGFFQGEGDMIPTAISQTVEQIIRVAIILIGAGLALHFGLDLYDAGSMAMSGAFFGGISGIFILRHFYNKKVALGEGIQPAVFANKEEKVGIGRAFLRQSVAICVVSSMLILFQLVDSFQVYRLMSDSGIPDFIAKSLKGIYDRGQPILQLGLVISTGLALALVPMITAARVQGQQKELKRSVLLAIKITLILAGAETVGLIVIMRPLNQMLFQTPDGTFVLQLFMPAVFLSSLIIMLSSILQGFGKIAVPAVGVGIGLIVKWISGSILIPRLATMGASISTCIGLLVILIICYVSLKQTIRVPFVERTMLIRLLAALALMAVFPCLFEWLAPLETRLGSALQAIVSAIIGGGIFLIFALRYKLLGPKDFVFLPFGSKLLALSKLVARK
- the pth gene encoding aminoacyl-tRNA hydrolase produces the protein MKLIAGLGNPGKKYERTRHNVGFMVVDELSFRHQTPWKKSKFNGMTSEINVGGEKIILVKPLTFMNASGECIRPLMDYYNIPIEDVVIVYDDLDLPVGKIRLRQKGSAGGHNGMKSIIQHVKTQEFNRIRVGVSRPIKGEVINYVLGDFPKAEQPDIIAAIQKSADAIEDFAQTPFIEVMNKYNQK
- a CDS encoding 50S ribosomal protein L25/general stress protein Ctc, which translates into the protein MATTLEVQKRETTQHSEVTRLRSEGKVPGIIYGYKSENVPVSVDSLELIKAVRDNGRNAVFSVTVDGKKLNVLLHEYQVDPLKDVLVHVDLLAVDMNEEVETDVRVVLVGDAPGVKAGGVLQQIIHDVKVSATPEKLPETIELDISSLEIGDVLTTNDLPENKDYVVQAEEEETVVTVSAPRAEEEPTTTEAPEPEAVHGKDEEPVE